CTCCCTGCTTTCTGTAAGGGCCATTTTTATAGCCACTCCTGCAGTTTTTCTGCTCCCGGTATGGTTTGACACCTATAATTCCCCCTAATTAAAATACTCCCCGGAAGGGGAGTATTCTGGTTTCCCTTGATTCCCGAACTGCCTTGCTGCCTGTTTTATTACAATTATAATACATGGTTTTTTAAAATGCAATCAATCAGGCTTTTTTGCCGCCGGATACCCCTCCGGAAACAAGAAATGCCATCACATCGGCGCTGTCTGCATTTAGGGGCATAATCCGTTCTCTGGGCAAAACCAGCAGGTTTCCGGCAAAGTTATATGACTGGGGCAGGTAAACGGCAGCATAATCATTGAGCCCCAGGTTATCCAGACTTTCCTTTGTGATGAAACCGATCACCTTCACCGCGCCGTCTCCGGAAAGGCTGACTGCAACCGGTTTGTCAAAGCTCTTCTTGTCACCGACAAAAGCCCCGATTAGATCCTTGATGGAACCATACAGCAGTTTAACCAGCGGCAGCCTGGTAAACAGCCTTTCAACCAGTTCAAAGAGCTTTTTAGTGAAGATGTTTGAGGCCAAAAAGCCGATCAGGGTTATTATAGCAACAGTAACCAAAAAACCTAAACCGGGAATGGGAATCCTCAACAGTCCGTCAATTTTTTTGAACAGGACAAAAACTATGTACAGGGAAAGCGCCACCGGCATCAGGATAATCAAACCTTCAAAGAAGTATTTGGCAATGCGTTTCATTTCCGGTCAACTCCAGTCTCCTTTTAATTGGAACCCTGTTTCAGGGTCGAATAATTCATTACCCAGTATATAAACATTCCAATTACAGGCAGTGAGAATGCTGCTGCCCCCCACATCACCGGGGTTAGTCCCAACGCTGACCGTTTCAGGGTCCTGGCATCCTTGTAGACAATAATACTTAGCGCAACATGTGTCGCTGTCAAGATTAACAGCCATAAATAGAACAACACCACATAAAAACCTAATCTGGTCAAAACGGTATTTACCCCCTTTTCTGCAACAGGCTTTGATGAGATATTCAACGCCTGAGGCGGTTTTCCTGCCCGCTGTAATCTAAAGGAAGGTCCCCTCATCCTCCGGCAGCGTTAATGCCTGCCAGGAAACCCATACTGAAGGCTGCCTGCAGGTTGTAACCACCGGTATACCCGTCCACATCAACAACTTCCCCTGCCGGGAAAAGTCCTTTAATTAGTTTAGACTCCATAGTCTTGGGGTTTATCTCCTTAACCGAAATCCCTCCCGCGGTGACAATTGCCTCTGCAAGGGGCCGCAGACCCCTGATGTTCAATGTCAGCCCCTGTAAGAGTCTGACCAGTCCCAGTCTCTCTTCACGAGTTATCTGATGGACCGGCTTTTCCCCGGAAATCCCCGACAATTTTATGATAACCGGAATCAATGACTTTGGCAGCAGTTCTCCCAGAGAATTTTTGTACTGCTTTCGTAAAAGTCCGCTAAAATCCCGCTGTATTCTGGAGTCAAGCTGTTCCGGTGACAGGGCGGGTTTAAGGTTTATGGTGAGCGCAGCCCGGCCCCCTTTTTCCAGTAAACCGGCAGCAATCCTGCTGAGAGTCAGGATAACAGGTCCGGAGACTCCGAAATGGGTAAACAGCATCTCTCCAAATTCTGCGGCAGCTTTACCTCCTTCATAAACAACAGTAGCCTCAACGTTCTTCAAAGCAAGGCCCTGAAGCTCTTTAACCCATTCCTCTTCCGTTTCCAGAGGTATCAGCGATGGCTTAAGAGGTACTATAGTATGACCGAGCGCCGCAGCCATCCTGTAACCGTCCCCTGTGGAACCGGTGCCCGGATAGGAGGCGCCCCCCGCGGCCAGGATAACCGCATCACAACTCAGCAGGGAACCGTTCTTTAACTTGACTGCGGTTACCTGTTGATTCTCTGCCAAAATACCGGTGACACCTGCATTGTATCTGAATTCAACCCCTTTGGAGACACAGTAATTAACCAGGGTCTCCACTACATCCTGGGCCTTGTCAGAAACAGGGAATACCCTTCCACCCCGTTCCTCCTTTGTCGGCAAACCGTTTTCATTTAGAAAGGAAATCAAATCCCAGTTGCCGAACTTGGAGAAAGCGCTGTAAAGGAACTGCCCATTGCCCGGAATGTTTTTGATCAATTCCCTGATTTCATCGGTATTGGTGATATTACAACGGCCTTTTCCGGTTATCAGCAGTTTTCTGCCCGGCCGGTCGTTTTTTTCCAGGACAGTTACTTCTGCTCCGTTTGCAGCAGCCTGTCCTGCTGCCATCAAACCGGCAGCTCCTGCCCCGATAACTATTACCTTCATGATACACCATCCTTAGATTAACCATTTGACGATATATGGAGCCAGCAGAGCGGTTACCAGCCCGGTCAGCACTATGGCAGCGCCGCTCATGGAGCCTTCTGTTTCACCAATCTGGATGGCCCTGGAGGTTCCTCCGGCATGTGAGGCGGTACCTATTCCGATACCAACAGCTATCTTGCTCTTAATTCCCGCCAGTTTCATAACCTCAGCCCCGATAACGCCGCCGAAAATCCCGGTTATGGCTACAGCCATCACTATTATTTTATCGTTCCCGCCTAAAATACCGGTTATACCAATAGCGATAGGCATGGTGGTCGATTTAGCCGCAATTGAGAGGAGGGTTTCTTTGCCGGCCCCCAGCGCCTTAGCGATGAAAATCGTACTGACTATTGCAGTTATGCTGCCTGTAATGACTCCAACAGAAATGCCCTTCAAATTTGACTTGATGTTTGGCAGCTGCTTGTATAAAGGAACTCCTAAGGCCACCGTTGCCGGGCCCAGGAGAAAAGTTATCATATCCCCTCCCTGTGAATAGACGGCATAATCAATTTTGGCATAATGCAATATATAGATGACAATTACTGTAGCCAGGATCAGGGGATTAAAAAGAAAAAAATGGAATCTCCTGTATAGTCTATTCACAAGCAGGTAAACAACAAGGGTAACTGTTATCTGGATTAACGGTTCCCTAAGAAGGCTGTTTAACATTCTTCCGCCCCCTTTCACTGAATTCCACTGCTTTGGCGGTAACCACCATAACCAGTACAGTGCTTGCCAGCAGGCTCACCATGATGGCCAGCCATTCCTGTTTTATTCTGGGAAGGATTGTGATCAGCCCGACATTCAGCGGAATGAATAGGGCCATCATGTTGTCCAGCAGCAGCCCTGCCGCTTCTTCGACCTGGTCGAGTTTTATTATCCTGAGGACAAGGGCCAGGAACAGCAGCAGCAATCCTACGAGGTTGCCCGGCAGGATAAGATCAAAATACCTGGACAGGAATGTCCCGGTACTCTGCATTAGAAGTAAAATTACAAACCCTTCAAACAGTTTTATTGTCCTTTTCTTTTTATGTACGGCAGCCATTATCCGGTTAGTCCTCCTTTTCCAATATCAGGATTGATCAGTTGGTATACAAAAGTAGTCAGGAGACAGGAGACAGTAGTCAGGAGACAGTAGTTAGTAGTCAGAATTCAGTAGTTAGAAATTGACACTCCCCATGCCTAAAGGCAGGGGATTCTTGGGTGATTAAACCGAAGTCCATTTCTGGTATCGGAGTATAGCCCCAAGCTTAGGGCTGTGCCATCAGCCCGTCCCCGGGCAGAGCGTATTAGCTCCCGGGGCTGGCAGACTATCGCTTACGCTACACCGTCTACCACAGTTGCAGACATAATATTCATAGCCCCAACCCTATCCCGATGGGTTTTGTATCCGCAACCGCACTTATATTTAAGTAGTTTTGATTATTCCAAATAGCTACGGGTTTTTTGAGAACAGGCACTTTAATTTGCTTTTGGTCTTCGGGCTTCAATTTGCCATTTGTAAGAACAGCTTTTTTATACTTAGCAAAAACGCTTTTCGCATCTTGAATAGCCTGATTTTTAACTGCGCTGGGCAGGTTTGCGATTACATCTTTGCTTGTATATTTGAGATTCATATCCGCCTCAACGTAGTTAACAACGATTTGATTTACCAGACAAATATATGCTGCCGATGTTGTTTTAAGACGTTCAGCCTGTTCTTTGCCTGGCTCAAGTTTGATTTTTACGGTGATTTGCAATTTTTTATGGTTTTTTTGTGTCACACACAATTGGTTCACCT
This DNA window, taken from Phosphitispora fastidiosa, encodes the following:
- a CDS encoding DUF502 domain-containing protein, which codes for MKRIAKYFFEGLIILMPVALSLYIVFVLFKKIDGLLRIPIPGLGFLVTVAIITLIGFLASNIFTKKLFELVERLFTRLPLVKLLYGSIKDLIGAFVGDKKSFDKPVAVSLSGDGAVKVIGFITKESLDNLGLNDYAAVYLPQSYNFAGNLLVLPRERIMPLNADSADVMAFLVSGGVSGGKKA
- a CDS encoding NAD(P)/FAD-dependent oxidoreductase, producing MKVIVIGAGAAGLMAAGQAAANGAEVTVLEKNDRPGRKLLITGKGRCNITNTDEIRELIKNIPGNGQFLYSAFSKFGNWDLISFLNENGLPTKEERGGRVFPVSDKAQDVVETLVNYCVSKGVEFRYNAGVTGILAENQQVTAVKLKNGSLLSCDAVILAAGGASYPGTGSTGDGYRMAAALGHTIVPLKPSLIPLETEEEWVKELQGLALKNVEATVVYEGGKAAAEFGEMLFTHFGVSGPVILTLSRIAAGLLEKGGRAALTINLKPALSPEQLDSRIQRDFSGLLRKQYKNSLGELLPKSLIPVIIKLSGISGEKPVHQITREERLGLVRLLQGLTLNIRGLRPLAEAIVTAGGISVKEINPKTMESKLIKGLFPAGEVVDVDGYTGGYNLQAAFSMGFLAGINAAGG
- a CDS encoding LrgB family protein, whose product is MLNSLLREPLIQITVTLVVYLLVNRLYRRFHFFLFNPLILATVIVIYILHYAKIDYAVYSQGGDMITFLLGPATVALGVPLYKQLPNIKSNLKGISVGVITGSITAIVSTIFIAKALGAGKETLLSIAAKSTTMPIAIGITGILGGNDKIIVMAVAITGIFGGVIGAEVMKLAGIKSKIAVGIGIGTASHAGGTSRAIQIGETEGSMSGAAIVLTGLVTALLAPYIVKWLI
- a CDS encoding CidA/LrgA family protein, whose product is MAAVHKKKRTIKLFEGFVILLLMQSTGTFLSRYFDLILPGNLVGLLLLFLALVLRIIKLDQVEEAAGLLLDNMMALFIPLNVGLITILPRIKQEWLAIMVSLLASTVLVMVVTAKAVEFSERGRKNVKQPS